The DNA region GCGGGAGTGTCGCTGAACGGGCGTGGCACGATCGGCGCCAGCGCAACCGCTGCACGCGCGATCGTCGCCGTCCGTAGGGCCAGCAGCGCACCAACATCATGTCCGATCACCACGGGCTGGGCGGGCAGAGCAGCAATGACGCGCCGGATCTCACGCTCGATTTCCAACAACGAACTCGCCGCAGCGGCACCGTCGCAGTCGCGCCAGTTCAGCGCGTAACAGGCCCAACCACGATGCGCGAGAAATCCGCTCCACCGGCGCCACACAGCGGCGGTGTGCCACAACCCATGGAGCAACAGCAGCGGCGCGGTGAACTTCGGACTCTCGCCGCCGCTGACCTCGACGCTCAGTTCGCCGATCCGAAGATTCATGCTGAGTCCTTCGCGCGCGCAGCGTGCGATCGCAAGCCCCAGAAACAGACAGGCCCTCTGGAGTATCCAGAGGGCCTGTCCGCCGAGCCCGAAGGCTCAACCTGAGGGAGGGAAAAAAAACCTGGCCTAGTGAATGGCCTCAGTCAACGTGACGCTGGCTACTTCTTCTTCTTGCCAGCGGCTTTCTTCTTCGCAGGGGCTTTCTTCTTCGCCACAGCCTTCTTCCCTTTCTTTGCCTTCTTCTTCATCGGCATAGGATCCTCCTTGGAGACCACGCTGGGTCTCGACTTTCCTCACAGCTCCCATTCCCTCAGGCATTCTCCACCTCATTCAGCCACCCACCACCAGTTACGGTCCGGATTATAGGAAGTCACCTTCCATCGTGTCAATAGGAGAATGGCATTTTGGAAAACTTTTTCCGGGCGAAAGCCCGCCGCCCAAAAGCGAAAAACCGGGAGCGTGAAGTGGTGCTCGTCGCATTGCGCGCGCTCGGTAGCAGATTGTTTTACCCCGTCCTCCACAACCGCGCGCGCGGTTTGTCCACAGCTCAGATACCAAACAGCAACTGCAATAGCGCACGCACCACGGACCATCCCGCGCTCTGCGCCAAGTCCCGCTTGATGTCCGTGGGTTCGTCGTCAGCGGCGAGTGGCGCGCTCGCCGCCGCGTCGAGATTCTTCACCGTCGACCAATTCGTCGCGCTGGCGTAGCGCTGCGTGAGTTCCTGTAGCGCTGCGGCACTTACTGGTACTGGCTGCGATCGTGGCGTTGCCGCGTGCGCACCTTTGAAGCGGCGGAGTTCGCCACGGTTGAGCCACATTCCCTCACACGCGCGGCAGCGTTCGATGTGCGCGTCGGCCGGCAACACCGGATCACGAAATTCGTGCATGGCCGTGACGCAACGCGGGCACTTGAGTTCGCTCGGCACTGTCGCCACCGGCGCCCGCAGC from Deltaproteobacteria bacterium includes:
- a CDS encoding zf-TFIIB domain-containing protein translates to MSAPACPNCDIALRPVTAHSRSGYLIALDQCERCGGLWCDRWELFPIDASDVARLDPVDQPALRAPVATVPSELKCPRCVTAMHEFRDPVLPADAHIERCRACEGMWLNRGELRRFKGAHAATPRSQPVPVSAAALQELTQRYASATNWSTVKNLDAAASAPLAADDEPTDIKRDLAQSAGWSVVRALLQLLFGI